The proteins below are encoded in one region of Periplaneta americana isolate PAMFEO1 chromosome 11, P.americana_PAMFEO1_priV1, whole genome shotgun sequence:
- the LOC138708558 gene encoding uncharacterized protein, protein MENRLGESSREIRDHIAKLAERGNKMEDKIEKLEGKLTENGIGMENQLKIAMDRMSESMKDLEVRVRDSATSENSDLKSAVEETIVEKVREIQNSVEEKIGEMDQEVDGLKRAIKNKERADNECLEELRSKLNSINDVLNGGSPANLSGHSSSDRAVSRQEGTSESPASGSNINVRHVNNSVGEECQTSRDDVRSELINVNDKAYLGRPQYPTHILNEIGYPIFDEVEFSNPHNYISELETYFRVRGVPDDLKMTVVRKSLKSRPLNWALVALGDNVTYEEFREKFSERYWGQRQQQRIRKEINQSRFDAGRGVSMIDYFLEIVKKGKSLNPPIPDSELIQTVISQYPENIRYNLIVAGPRDFGETIDLLTALDGSDATHYECSGQADYERGKGKGSSLTDQKAGKGASTAFSSPRTGAQNQSSWGCDRSPNNAHSRYHNGHNGGKSPNRERRIDQPFGGPYNNSRNNQSSHNRMRNDRGGVGPAAVRRDKPTEAEEGQEVGRVWSAGTLDSRSPAHPSVLFASA, encoded by the coding sequence atggaaaatagattgggggaaagttcgagagagattagagatcatattgcaaaattagcggaaagaggaaacaagatggaggacaaaatagagaagctagaggggaaattaaccgagaatgggatcggaatggagaaccaattgaagatagctatggataggatgtcagaaagtatgaaggatttagaagttagagttagagatagcgctactagtgagaatagcgacctaaaatcagctgttgaggaaacgatagtggagaaggttcgagaaattcagaattcggtggaagagaaaataggtgagatggatcaggaagtggacggtctcaagcgagccataaagaataaagaaagggcggataacgaatgtttggaagaattaagaagtaaactgaactcaataaacgacgtattaaatgggggtagtcccgcaaatttaagcggacatagcagctcggaccgtgcagtttctagacaagagggcacaagtgagagcccggcatcaggtagcaacataaatgtaagacatgttaacaatagtgttggtgaggaatgtcagacctcacgggatgatgtgcgtagtgagttgataaatgtaaacgacaaggcatatttaggccgtccccagtaccccactcacattttgaatgagattggttaccctatttttgatgaggttgaattttcaaacccgcataactacataagtgagctagaaacgtactttagagtaagaggggtgccggatgacttaaaaatgactgtcgtacgaaagagcctaaagagccgaccactcaactgggcgctagtggccctaggggataatgtcacttatgaggaattcagagaaaaattttcggagagatactggggacaaagacaacaacaaagaattaggaaggaaattaatcagagcaggtttgacgcgggaagaggcgtctctatgatagactattttcttgaaattgttaagaaagggaaaagcctcaatccgccaataccggattcagagctgatccaaactgtgatttcgcagtatcccgagaacataaggtataatctgatcgtagcagggccccgagacttcggggaaacaatagatttattgactgcgctggatggttcggacgccacgcactatgaatgtagtggacaggcagattatgaacggggcaaaggaaagggttcaagcctcaccgaccagaaagcggggaagggggcaagtacagccttttcatccccaaggacaggagcccaaaatcagagtagctggggttgcgacaggagccccaacaatgcacatagtcggtaccataatggccataacggagggaaaagtcccaacagggagaggagGATTGACCAGCCCTTTGGGGgcccttacaataatagtaggaataaccagagtagtcataacaggatgaggaacgatcgaggaggtgttggtccc